One Bradyrhizobium sp. CCGB12 genomic window carries:
- a CDS encoding pyridoxal phosphate-dependent aminotransferase — protein sequence MSFLAAALDRVKPSATIAVTDKARALKAAGRNVIGLGAGEPDFDTPANIKLAAIRAIEAGKTKYTAVDGIPELKEAIIAKFQRENGVAYKPNQIIVGTGGKQVLYNALMATINPGDEVIIPAPYWVSYPEMVALAGGEPVPVVCTAATGFKLQAEALERAITPKTKWVILCSPSNPTGAAYTKSELKALTDVLVKHPHVWVMTDDMYEHLVYDDFQFTTVAQVEPKLYDRTLTVNGVSKAYCMTGWRIGYAGGPAQLIKAMSTIQSQSTSNPSSIAQWAAVEALNGPQDFIPANNKVFKERRDLVVSMLNQAKGIECPRPEGAFYVYPSCAGTIGKTAPSGKVIDNDETFVTELLETEGVAVVQGSAFGLGPAFRISYATKTSDLEDACKRIQRFCGNLR from the coding sequence ATGTCCTTCCTTGCCGCTGCGCTCGACCGTGTGAAGCCGTCCGCGACCATCGCGGTCACGGATAAAGCACGCGCGCTGAAAGCGGCGGGCCGCAACGTTATCGGCCTCGGCGCCGGCGAGCCCGACTTCGACACCCCCGCCAACATCAAGCTGGCGGCGATCCGCGCCATCGAGGCCGGCAAGACCAAGTACACCGCGGTCGACGGCATCCCCGAGCTGAAAGAAGCCATCATCGCCAAGTTTCAGCGCGAGAACGGCGTCGCCTACAAGCCGAACCAGATCATCGTCGGCACCGGCGGCAAGCAGGTGCTCTACAACGCGCTGATGGCGACCATCAATCCGGGCGACGAGGTGATCATCCCCGCGCCGTACTGGGTCAGCTATCCCGAGATGGTGGCGCTCGCCGGCGGCGAGCCGGTGCCGGTGGTCTGCACCGCCGCGACCGGCTTCAAGCTCCAGGCCGAGGCGCTGGAGCGCGCGATCACGCCGAAGACCAAATGGGTGATCCTGTGCTCACCGTCGAACCCGACGGGAGCTGCCTACACCAAGTCCGAGCTGAAGGCGCTTACCGACGTGCTGGTCAAGCATCCCCACGTGTGGGTGATGACCGACGACATGTACGAGCACCTCGTCTATGACGACTTCCAGTTCACCACGGTCGCGCAGGTCGAGCCGAAACTCTACGACCGCACGCTCACCGTGAACGGCGTGTCGAAGGCCTATTGCATGACCGGCTGGCGTATCGGCTATGCCGGCGGCCCGGCGCAGCTGATCAAGGCGATGTCCACGATCCAGTCGCAGTCGACCTCGAACCCGTCGTCGATTGCGCAGTGGGCTGCGGTGGAAGCGCTGAACGGTCCGCAGGACTTCATCCCCGCCAACAACAAGGTGTTCAAGGAGCGCCGCGACCTCGTCGTCTCCATGCTCAACCAGGCCAAGGGCATCGAGTGCCCGCGCCCCGAAGGCGCCTTCTACGTCTATCCGTCCTGCGCCGGCACGATCGGCAAGACCGCGCCGTCGGGCAAGGTGATCGACAATGACGAGACCTTCGTCACCGAGCTCTTGGAGACCGAAGGCGTCGCCGTCGTGCAGGGTTCGGCGTTCGGCCTTGGTCCGGCGTTCCGCATCTCCTATGCGACCAAGACCTCCGACCTCGAAGACGCCTGCAAGCGCATCCAGCGTTTCTGCGGCAATCTCCGGTAA
- a CDS encoding DUF992 domain-containing protein has product MRRSFILAGLAAASLVVSVVAAGAQQRMARVGVLECRGGASVGFIVGSVTHLGCVLRADGLPDDRYVATIRKVGLDIGITQETALAWGVFAPVDRLGPGDLSGNYAGAQGSASVGVGLGGNVLVGGSNNSIALQPLSVQGQVGLNVAAGLESLELRPGR; this is encoded by the coding sequence ATGCGCCGTTCGTTCATCCTTGCCGGGCTCGCCGCGGCCAGCCTCGTTGTATCCGTCGTTGCCGCCGGCGCGCAGCAGCGGATGGCGCGGGTCGGCGTGCTCGAGTGCCGCGGCGGTGCCAGTGTCGGCTTCATCGTGGGATCGGTGACCCATCTCGGCTGCGTGCTGCGCGCCGACGGTCTGCCCGATGATCGCTATGTCGCGACGATCCGTAAAGTCGGCCTCGACATCGGCATCACCCAGGAGACGGCTTTGGCCTGGGGTGTGTTCGCCCCGGTCGACCGCCTCGGCCCCGGTGATCTCTCCGGCAATTACGCGGGTGCGCAGGGCAGCGCGTCGGTCGGCGTCGGTCTTGGCGGCAACGTGCTGGTCGGCGGCTCCAACAATTCGATCGCGCTCCAGCCGCTCAGCGTGCAGGGCCAGGTTGGTCTCAACGTCGCCGCGGGCCTCGAAAGCCTGGAACTCCGTCCGGGCCGTTAG
- a CDS encoding MBOAT family protein, producing MAFSDLRYLLVLGVVTLIVHAIPQGAPRLLAIAFISLVFYVSLNPATWYVLVAVAALAYLSGMVLSRVPDGRARSMLFAALLTITLLPLLCFKYAATAYHLLPPDGDLAGRWSTMANIILPIGISFYSFLAAGYVIDVFVGSLPAETNAIRFGAVMFFFPHLTAGPIERARHLLPQLGNVGVFNYERAVTGLRAILTGLFLKIVVADTLAPYVDAVYSAPRNHGAVDLALATIYFSFQVYADFAGYSLIAIGSARLLGIELTINFMQPWLSQNLPDYWRRWHISLSSWFRDYVFMPLQFQARRWGKYGLAGALVFTFVLVGIWHGAGFNFAVFGLIHGALVAFSTLTFARRDRFWRSHVPRPVLLVLRATTTFLIVTLTFILFRASGLREALWIYKALITGAEGVRTVALSKPVIVIAAAIAYDLLVTWVKDAKPFPVWLRWSGYYAGVVCILIAMIEHVLQASSNVQQFIYFKF from the coding sequence ATGGCCTTCAGCGATCTGCGTTACCTGCTGGTTCTCGGAGTTGTGACGCTGATCGTGCACGCAATTCCGCAGGGCGCTCCACGCCTGCTCGCGATAGCCTTCATCAGCCTGGTCTTTTATGTCAGCCTCAATCCGGCTACATGGTACGTGCTGGTCGCCGTCGCCGCGCTGGCCTATCTGTCCGGAATGGTCTTGTCCCGCGTGCCCGACGGCCGGGCGCGGAGCATGCTGTTTGCTGCGCTTCTGACGATCACCCTGCTGCCGCTGCTGTGCTTCAAGTACGCGGCAACCGCCTATCATCTGCTGCCGCCGGACGGCGATCTGGCGGGCCGGTGGTCGACGATGGCCAACATCATCCTGCCGATCGGCATCTCGTTCTATTCGTTTCTCGCAGCCGGATACGTCATCGACGTCTTTGTCGGAAGCCTGCCGGCCGAAACGAACGCGATCCGGTTCGGCGCAGTGATGTTTTTCTTCCCGCACCTGACCGCCGGTCCGATCGAGCGCGCCCGGCATTTGCTGCCGCAGCTCGGAAATGTCGGCGTGTTCAACTACGAACGCGCCGTGACCGGCCTGCGCGCCATCCTCACCGGCCTGTTCCTCAAGATCGTCGTCGCCGACACGCTGGCCCCTTACGTCGATGCCGTCTACTCGGCGCCCCGCAACCATGGGGCCGTCGACCTGGCGCTGGCCACGATCTATTTTTCGTTTCAGGTCTACGCGGATTTTGCCGGCTACTCATTGATCGCGATCGGCAGCGCGCGCCTGCTGGGCATCGAACTTACGATCAACTTCATGCAGCCCTGGCTCAGCCAGAATCTGCCGGACTACTGGCGACGCTGGCACATCAGCCTGTCCTCCTGGTTTCGCGACTATGTCTTCATGCCGCTGCAGTTCCAGGCGCGACGCTGGGGCAAGTACGGTCTTGCGGGGGCGTTGGTCTTTACGTTCGTGCTCGTCGGCATCTGGCACGGCGCCGGATTCAACTTCGCGGTTTTCGGCTTGATCCATGGCGCCCTCGTCGCTTTTTCGACACTCACCTTCGCCCGGCGTGATCGGTTTTGGCGATCCCACGTTCCGCGCCCGGTGTTGCTGGTGCTGCGTGCCACGACGACCTTCCTGATCGTCACCCTGACGTTCATCCTGTTTCGCGCCAGCGGCCTGCGAGAAGCGCTCTGGATCTACAAGGCACTCATCACCGGAGCCGAGGGCGTCCGAACGGTCGCGCTGAGCAAGCCCGTGATCGTCATTGCGGCGGCCATCGCGTACGACCTCCTGGTCACATGGGTCAAGGACGCCAAGCCGTTCCCGGTCTGGCTCCGTTGGTCGGGCTATTACGCCGGCGTTGTGTGCATCCTCATCGCAATGATCGAGCACGTCCTACAGGCATCTTCGAATGTCCAGCAGTTCATCTATTTCAAATTCTAA
- a CDS encoding acyl carrier protein gives MSDFETRVQNVFREVFDNPALNINREMQAKDVANWDSLNHITLIMTLEETFKVKFSTREVMGFQNVGEMMDCLRGKLPA, from the coding sequence ATGAGCGATTTTGAAACACGCGTACAGAACGTCTTCCGCGAGGTGTTCGACAATCCTGCCTTGAACATCAATCGGGAAATGCAGGCCAAGGACGTCGCGAACTGGGATTCGCTGAATCACATCACCCTGATCATGACGCTCGAGGAAACCTTCAAGGTAAAGTTCAGCACCCGCGAGGTGATGGGCTTCCAGAACGTCGGCGAGATGATGGACTGCTTGCGCGGGAAGCTCCCGGCGTAG
- a CDS encoding HAD family hydrolase, translating to MDSLNLPQAWELVDLPFHRLISLGRRVERKEGQPSLRIALLGDAATQHYGQALAATLKLRGWWPEVYEAEFDTIRQEILNPTSELYRFDPEVVILFTATQALYHRFARSAGKAAFADSVSSEIIELWKQVRSRSNAILVQHNFVVPLNRPFGNRTAGERETLTSTVARINQSLLDAASEHGVKIVDTEFQAAYHGKRHWLDERLWCQAKQALSPSFVPSLVKNVSDTILVERGAGIKCVIVDLDNTMWGGILAEDGADRIEVGQTELGLAFQRFQIALLELKSRGVLLAVCSKNDQANVTDVLKNHPDMILRWDDFAAVVANFGDKASNILAIREKLNLGLDSFVFLDDTAFERSLIRTAFPAMQVPELSTDPADFISDLARWNLFEGRSATAEDLARLAYYQADDERQTIREKFHGLDDFIAELGMEAHILPFDSYALPRVLQLVQRSNQFNLTTIRHSEADLRQLAADRNVAALCIRLADRLGDNGIIATVILRKSGSDAVVDTWIMSCRVLGRRVEDLTVQLMAEKARQLGCRRLVGRYIPTTKNGIVENLYSQQGFAAAGEEGATRLYSLDLAHYQQQSIPIIIHEPEPRS from the coding sequence ATGGACTCGCTGAACTTGCCGCAGGCATGGGAACTGGTCGACCTGCCGTTCCACCGGTTGATCTCGCTTGGCCGGCGCGTCGAACGAAAGGAAGGGCAACCGAGCTTGCGTATCGCACTGCTCGGCGATGCTGCTACCCAGCATTACGGGCAGGCCCTCGCCGCCACCTTGAAGTTGAGGGGATGGTGGCCGGAGGTCTACGAGGCCGAGTTCGATACGATACGGCAGGAGATATTGAATCCAACGAGCGAACTCTATCGCTTCGATCCGGAAGTGGTCATTCTTTTCACGGCAACCCAGGCGCTCTACCACCGCTTCGCGCGAAGTGCCGGGAAAGCCGCCTTCGCCGATAGCGTCAGCAGCGAGATCATCGAACTGTGGAAGCAGGTACGGTCGCGCAGCAACGCTATCCTGGTTCAGCACAATTTCGTGGTGCCGCTCAATCGCCCGTTCGGCAACCGCACCGCGGGCGAGCGCGAGACCTTGACATCGACCGTGGCGCGGATCAACCAGAGCCTTCTCGACGCCGCTTCCGAGCACGGCGTGAAGATCGTCGACACCGAATTCCAGGCCGCCTACCACGGCAAGCGACATTGGCTCGACGAGCGGCTCTGGTGCCAAGCGAAGCAGGCATTGTCCCCGTCCTTCGTTCCTTCGCTGGTCAAAAACGTCAGCGATACCATCCTGGTGGAACGCGGCGCCGGCATCAAATGCGTAATCGTCGATCTCGACAATACGATGTGGGGAGGCATTCTGGCCGAGGACGGCGCAGACCGGATCGAGGTCGGGCAGACCGAACTTGGGCTTGCTTTCCAGCGCTTCCAGATTGCGCTGCTCGAACTGAAATCTCGAGGCGTCCTTCTCGCGGTGTGCAGCAAGAACGACCAGGCGAACGTAACGGACGTTTTGAAAAATCATCCCGACATGATCCTGCGTTGGGATGATTTCGCGGCCGTCGTAGCCAATTTCGGCGACAAGGCCAGCAATATCCTAGCGATCCGGGAAAAATTGAACCTCGGTCTCGACAGCTTCGTCTTCCTCGACGATACCGCTTTCGAGCGGTCTCTCATCCGAACGGCGTTTCCTGCGATGCAGGTGCCGGAGCTGTCGACCGACCCCGCCGACTTCATCAGCGACCTCGCCCGCTGGAATTTGTTCGAAGGCCGGTCGGCGACGGCCGAGGATCTGGCCCGGCTCGCCTATTATCAGGCGGACGATGAGCGTCAGACGATCAGAGAGAAGTTTCACGGGCTGGATGACTTCATCGCCGAACTCGGGATGGAGGCGCACATCCTGCCGTTCGACAGCTACGCGCTGCCGCGTGTCCTCCAGCTCGTCCAGCGGAGCAACCAATTCAACCTCACGACCATCCGGCACAGCGAAGCCGATCTGCGCCAGCTTGCCGCTGACCGCAACGTCGCGGCTCTCTGCATTCGGCTGGCCGACCGGCTCGGCGACAATGGCATCATCGCGACGGTGATCCTGAGGAAGTCGGGCAGCGATGCCGTGGTCGACACCTGGATCATGAGCTGTCGCGTGCTCGGACGCCGTGTCGAGGACCTGACGGTTCAGCTCATGGCCGAAAAAGCCCGGCAGCTTGGCTGCCGCAGGCTGGTCGGGCGCTACATCCCGACCACCAAGAACGGCATCGTTGAAAATCTCTATTCGCAGCAGGGCTTCGCCGCTGCCGGCGAAGAAGGGGCAACGCGCCTCTATTCGCTGGATCTCGCCCACTACCAGCAGCAGTCCATCCCAATCATCATTCACGAACCAGAGCCGCGATCATAA
- a CDS encoding MaoC/PaaZ C-terminal domain-containing protein → MLTAFHVGQTHHLGVPITRDDLARYVALSGDTSPLHVDAEFAKAAGFEGVVVHGAYLMALVSRLVGTEFPGARSVLERADIAFRRPCYAPCDVTLAATVRQISEAVATIVLDIAITDDKGTVLASGKTWHRILDAESLQ, encoded by the coding sequence ATGTTGACGGCATTTCACGTCGGCCAGACCCATCATCTGGGAGTTCCGATCACGCGGGATGACCTGGCCCGATATGTCGCGCTGTCGGGCGACACCTCTCCTTTGCATGTTGACGCAGAGTTCGCGAAAGCCGCGGGCTTCGAGGGCGTGGTCGTGCACGGGGCGTACCTCATGGCCTTGGTGTCACGCCTCGTCGGAACGGAGTTCCCGGGCGCGCGATCAGTCCTCGAGCGGGCGGATATCGCCTTTCGCAGGCCATGCTACGCGCCCTGTGACGTCACGTTGGCCGCAACGGTCAGGCAGATCAGCGAAGCCGTCGCGACGATCGTCCTGGATATCGCGATCACCGACGACAAGGGGACTGTTCTGGCATCGGGCAAGACCTGGCATCGCATTCTGGATGCGGAGTCGCTGCAATGA
- a CDS encoding bifunctional 2-polyprenyl-6-hydroxyphenol methylase/3-demethylubiquinol 3-O-methyltransferase UbiG: MRPRQRCSAAICLCFRSACLRRDFGDTFAVHGKDEVNLLNTLQKWAAICDEMQESYPVLATPFLAAEKRFGPRWVEEAVPAIEGMYGDIGNPLSDRLKDALGCYAEFANDSMRHQVMFERSGKYRASNYEEVRTALYDNADHMTQNYLPGLWFSHYVWPQHYFTLIGFTNCVLPRIEDEGVFFEVGVGCGMYSKVTLDNKPGMRGIGFDISQHSLDYTGRVMTSFGYESRYKLENRDIRHGYHVKADFLICQEVLEHLENPAEFCRWLFDMIRPGGQAFITAALNAGHSDHIFLIRHPIEVEKMLTDAGFQITRIQEETAPGSKPRNLTPSLAGFLCVKPL, encoded by the coding sequence ATGAGGCCGCGCCAGCGGTGTTCTGCGGCGATTTGCTTGTGTTTCCGTTCAGCTTGTTTGCGGCGGGATTTCGGTGATACTTTTGCAGTTCACGGGAAAGACGAGGTCAATCTATTGAATACTCTGCAAAAATGGGCCGCCATCTGCGACGAGATGCAGGAAAGCTATCCGGTCCTTGCGACCCCGTTTCTTGCAGCCGAAAAGCGGTTCGGGCCTCGTTGGGTCGAGGAAGCGGTGCCGGCTATCGAGGGAATGTACGGCGACATCGGCAATCCCCTGTCGGATCGTCTGAAAGACGCCTTGGGTTGCTACGCCGAGTTCGCGAACGATTCCATGCGCCACCAGGTCATGTTCGAGCGAAGCGGAAAATATCGCGCGTCCAATTATGAGGAGGTGCGTACGGCGCTGTACGATAATGCCGACCACATGACTCAGAACTATCTGCCGGGCCTGTGGTTCTCGCATTACGTTTGGCCGCAGCACTACTTCACGCTGATCGGATTCACGAATTGCGTGTTGCCGCGGATCGAGGATGAGGGCGTATTCTTCGAAGTCGGTGTTGGTTGCGGCATGTACTCCAAGGTGACCCTGGACAACAAGCCGGGCATGCGGGGTATCGGCTTCGACATCAGCCAGCACTCGCTCGACTACACAGGCCGGGTGATGACGTCGTTCGGCTACGAATCCAGGTACAAGCTGGAAAATCGCGACATCCGCCACGGCTACCACGTCAAGGCGGATTTCCTGATCTGCCAGGAAGTCCTCGAACATCTGGAAAATCCGGCCGAGTTCTGCCGTTGGCTGTTCGACATGATCCGCCCGGGAGGACAGGCCTTCATCACCGCCGCGCTTAACGCGGGTCATTCCGACCACATCTTCCTCATTCGCCATCCGATCGAGGTCGAAAAGATGCTCACCGATGCCGGTTTCCAGATCACGCGCATTCAGGAAGAAACCGCGCCGGGTTCCAAGCCGCGCAATCTCACGCCCAGCCTCGCCGGCTTCCTCTGCGTAAAGCCGCTCTGA
- a CDS encoding SDR family NAD(P)-dependent oxidoreductase, which translates to MTKLVIITGTSRGLGRALKREFERVGWRVAELNRPAFDLSAIDVEKLDITFTSLRSEHLDRAVFINNAATQLIAAAASFAATEISREITVNVTSPIIAIASFLRHFPEGEIANVTSGAATKGIPHWSLYCAAKAALEGYIRAIEAEGRRVFNLNPGVIDTDMQAAIRRAEFPGVQDFIALKQDGKLRSSDSVAKNLVWMIDRAE; encoded by the coding sequence ATGACCAAGCTCGTCATCATCACGGGCACGAGCCGGGGACTGGGCAGGGCGCTCAAGCGGGAATTCGAGCGGGTCGGGTGGCGCGTGGCCGAATTGAACCGGCCCGCGTTCGATCTATCCGCGATCGACGTCGAAAAGCTCGATATCACGTTCACGTCGCTGCGCTCGGAACATCTTGATCGCGCGGTGTTCATCAACAACGCTGCGACGCAGCTCATAGCTGCCGCGGCATCGTTTGCGGCGACCGAGATTTCGCGTGAAATCACCGTCAACGTAACGTCCCCGATCATCGCGATCGCGTCGTTCCTGCGCCATTTCCCCGAAGGCGAAATCGCCAACGTGACGTCCGGAGCCGCGACCAAGGGAATACCGCATTGGTCGCTGTACTGCGCGGCGAAGGCCGCGCTCGAGGGCTATATCCGCGCCATCGAAGCGGAAGGACGGCGTGTGTTCAATCTCAACCCGGGCGTGATCGATACCGACATGCAGGCCGCTATCCGCCGCGCCGAATTCCCCGGCGTGCAAGACTTCATCGCCTTGAAGCAGGACGGGAAGTTGAGATCGTCGGATTCGGTAGCGAAAAATCTGGTGTGGATGATAGACCGCGCCGAATGA
- a CDS encoding elongation factor G → MGQDVRSPRGPRCIALVGPFQSGKTTLLEAILARTGAIPRAGSVDAGTSVGDATPEARHHKMTVGLTAATTSFMGDSYTFLDCPGSVEFAHDMRAVLPAVDAAVVVCEADEKKLPQLQIILRELEELKIPRFLFLNKIDRASQRIRETLATLQPASRVPLVLRQIPIWKDELIEGFVDLALERAFIYREHKASEVIALEGGNLDREKEARFSMLEKLADHDDALMEQLLEDIQPPRDAVFDDLARELREGLICPVLLGAAARENGVLRLMKALRHETPGVAETAKRLGLPETKDALGYVFKTLHSQHGGKLSLTRLLCGHLDDGATLQSAAGGAGRISGILAVNGAYDTKRASAEAGDTVALAKVDPIRTGDTVSNGKTPPAALEVAEPTPPVLAISIAATDRKDDVKLGQALTRLHEEDPSLVIVMNAQTHDTVLWGQGEMHLRVAGERLRDRFGVKIASHPPAIGYQETIRKPIVQRGRHKKQSGGHGQFGDVVLDIRPLPRGEGFKFAEKVVGGAVPRNYIGAVEEGVVDGLTRGPLGFPVTDVQVTLTDGSYHSVDSSDLAFRTAARIGLNEGLPQCQSVLLEPIHVVEIVCPTEATAKINAILSARRGQILGFDTRDGWSGWDCVRAMMPEAEIGELIVELRSATAGAGSFTRQFDHMAEVTGRAADQIIAANQHAA, encoded by the coding sequence ATGGGACAAGACGTCAGAAGTCCCCGAGGTCCACGGTGCATCGCGCTGGTGGGCCCTTTCCAAAGCGGTAAAACCACTCTTCTCGAAGCAATCCTGGCGCGAACGGGTGCAATCCCCCGCGCCGGCAGCGTCGATGCCGGAACTTCCGTCGGCGACGCCACACCAGAGGCCCGTCATCACAAGATGACCGTTGGCCTGACTGCCGCCACCACGAGTTTCATGGGCGACAGCTACACCTTCCTCGACTGTCCCGGTTCCGTCGAATTTGCCCACGACATGCGCGCCGTGCTGCCCGCGGTCGATGCCGCGGTCGTGGTGTGCGAGGCCGACGAGAAGAAACTGCCGCAGCTGCAGATCATCCTGCGTGAGCTGGAAGAGTTGAAGATCCCGCGTTTCCTGTTCCTCAACAAGATCGACCGCGCCAGCCAGCGCATCCGCGAAACGCTCGCGACGCTGCAGCCCGCCTCGCGCGTGCCGTTGGTGCTGCGCCAGATCCCGATCTGGAAGGACGAGCTGATCGAGGGTTTCGTCGATCTCGCGCTCGAGCGCGCCTTCATCTATCGCGAGCACAAGGCCTCCGAGGTGATCGCGCTCGAGGGCGGCAACCTCGATCGTGAGAAGGAGGCCCGCTTCTCGATGCTGGAGAAACTCGCCGATCACGACGACGCGCTGATGGAGCAACTCCTGGAAGACATCCAGCCGCCGCGCGATGCCGTGTTCGACGATCTCGCCCGCGAACTGCGCGAAGGGCTGATCTGTCCCGTGCTGCTGGGCGCCGCGGCGCGCGAAAACGGCGTGCTGCGCCTGATGAAGGCGCTGCGCCACGAGACGCCGGGTGTGGCGGAGACCGCAAAGCGTCTCGGCCTTCCCGAGACCAAGGATGCGCTCGGCTACGTCTTCAAGACGCTGCATTCACAGCACGGCGGAAAACTGTCGCTGACGCGGCTGCTCTGCGGCCATCTCGACGACGGTGCGACGCTGCAATCCGCTGCCGGCGGTGCCGGGCGCATCTCCGGCATCCTCGCCGTCAACGGCGCCTACGACACCAAGCGGGCCTCAGCCGAAGCCGGCGACACCGTGGCGCTCGCCAAGGTCGACCCGATCAGGACCGGCGACACGGTCTCGAACGGCAAGACCCCGCCGGCTGCATTGGAGGTCGCCGAGCCGACGCCGCCGGTGCTCGCGATTTCGATCGCGGCCACCGATCGCAAGGATGACGTCAAGCTCGGCCAGGCGTTGACGCGGCTGCACGAGGAGGATCCTTCGCTCGTCATCGTGATGAACGCCCAGACCCACGACACCGTGCTGTGGGGCCAGGGCGAGATGCACCTCCGCGTCGCCGGCGAGCGGCTGCGCGACCGTTTCGGCGTCAAGATCGCCTCGCATCCACCTGCGATCGGCTACCAGGAGACCATCCGCAAGCCGATTGTCCAGCGCGGCCGCCACAAGAAGCAGTCCGGCGGCCACGGCCAGTTCGGCGACGTCGTGCTCGACATCAGGCCGTTGCCGCGCGGCGAGGGATTCAAGTTCGCCGAGAAGGTCGTCGGCGGCGCCGTGCCGCGCAACTACATCGGCGCGGTGGAAGAGGGCGTCGTCGACGGATTGACGCGCGGTCCGCTCGGCTTCCCCGTCACTGATGTGCAGGTGACGTTGACCGACGGCTCCTATCACAGCGTCGATAGCTCCGATCTCGCCTTCCGCACGGCGGCGCGGATCGGGCTCAACGAGGGCCTGCCGCAATGCCAGTCGGTGCTGCTGGAGCCGATCCACGTGGTCGAGATCGTCTGTCCCACGGAGGCCACCGCCAAGATCAACGCGATCCTGTCGGCGCGGCGTGGCCAGATCCTCGGCTTCGACACCCGCGACGGTTGGAGCGGCTGGGACTGCGTCCGTGCCATGATGCCGGAAGCCGAGATCGGCGAACTCATCGTCGAGCTGCGCTCGGCAACCGCCGGCGCCGGCAGCTTCACCCGTCAGTTCGACCACATGGCCGAAGTCACCGGCCGCGCCGCCGACCAGATCATCGCCGCGAATCAGCACGCGGCGTGA
- a CDS encoding YoaK family protein codes for MLRSRRNLALACALSALAGYVDGAGFLHLGGLFVSFMSGNSTRLGVSLAEGHWTGASEAVGLILLFVVGAGIGGLIVHGKGRYRQCWVLLAEATLLAAAGLAYLFGVPWLAVIAMVLAMGLENAVFQVDGGPGIGLTYMTGALVKVGQLAAAALTGGPRWAWLPNLLLWASLVTGAAAGAFAYSEISLAAVWFAAAAALLLAAIAVISVRRTHP; via the coding sequence ATGCTGAGATCCCGCCGTAACCTGGCGCTGGCCTGCGCATTGAGCGCGCTTGCCGGTTATGTCGACGGTGCGGGCTTCTTGCATCTCGGTGGGCTCTTCGTCTCTTTCATGAGCGGTAATTCAACACGGCTCGGCGTCAGCTTGGCTGAGGGGCACTGGACCGGCGCGTCGGAAGCGGTCGGGCTGATCCTGCTGTTCGTCGTCGGCGCCGGTATCGGAGGCCTCATCGTTCATGGGAAGGGCCGCTATCGGCAATGCTGGGTGCTACTGGCGGAAGCCACGCTGCTGGCAGCGGCGGGCCTCGCCTATCTCTTCGGCGTGCCGTGGCTCGCGGTGATCGCGATGGTGCTGGCGATGGGCCTGGAGAACGCGGTTTTCCAGGTGGATGGCGGCCCCGGCATTGGGCTCACCTACATGACCGGTGCGCTGGTCAAGGTCGGCCAGCTCGCTGCAGCGGCGCTGACAGGCGGGCCGCGCTGGGCCTGGCTGCCAAACCTCCTGCTCTGGGCGTCGCTCGTCACCGGGGCCGCGGCCGGCGCCTTCGCTTATTCGGAGATCAGCCTCGCCGCGGTGTGGTTTGCCGCCGCGGCGGCCCTGTTGCTCGCCGCCATTGCGGTCATCTCGGTCCGGCGTACGCATCCTTGA